From Domibacillus sp. DTU_2020_1001157_1_SI_ALB_TIR_016, a single genomic window includes:
- a CDS encoding SDR family oxidoreductase — protein MNIYEQQKNGQPAQSQSNQPGIESQMEPRPIQPTNYIGSGKLKDRVALITGGDSGIGRAVAIAYAKEGAHVAVNYLEEHSDAEETKQLIEAEGVRCLLLPGDVSKEDTCKGLVEQTVSELGKLDILVNNAAIQFPTQNIEDITEEQWDKTFRTNMYSVFFMSKHAVPHLKQGSAIISTTSINPYIGNPTLMDYTATKGAIVGFTRSLAQNLASKGIRVNMVAPGPIWTPLIPATFEGEKVAEFGTNTPLGRPGQPADHAGAYVLLASDEGAYITGQCIHINGGMAMSS, from the coding sequence ATGAACATTTATGAACAGCAGAAAAACGGCCAGCCGGCGCAGTCACAGTCCAATCAGCCGGGAATTGAATCTCAAATGGAGCCCCGTCCGATTCAGCCGACTAACTACATAGGCAGCGGCAAGCTGAAAGACCGCGTAGCACTGATTACAGGCGGTGACAGCGGCATTGGCCGTGCGGTTGCTATTGCCTATGCTAAAGAAGGTGCTCATGTGGCCGTCAACTACCTTGAGGAACATAGCGACGCGGAAGAAACAAAGCAGCTTATTGAAGCGGAAGGTGTACGCTGTCTTCTGCTCCCTGGCGACGTTTCAAAAGAAGATACATGCAAGGGGCTCGTAGAGCAAACGGTGAGCGAGCTAGGCAAACTTGATATTCTCGTAAATAATGCGGCGATTCAGTTTCCAACGCAAAACATTGAAGATATTACTGAAGAACAGTGGGATAAAACGTTCCGTACCAATATGTACTCCGTCTTTTTTATGAGCAAGCATGCGGTGCCGCATTTAAAACAAGGCAGCGCCATTATTTCCACCACTTCTATTAATCCTTATATCGGCAACCCAACCTTAATGGATTACACAGCAACAAAAGGGGCGATCGTCGGCTTTACACGCAGCCTGGCGCAAAACCTGGCGTCAAAAGGCATCCGTGTGAATATGGTGGCACCTGGCCCCATTTGGACACCGCTTATTCCGGCCACATTTGAAGGTGAGAAAGTCGCCGAATTTGGAACAAATACCCCGCTCGGGCGTCCTGGACAGCCGGCAGACCATGCAGGCGCATATGTGCTGCTTGCATCTGATGAAGGGGCTTATATTACCGGACAATGTATTCATATCAATGGCGGTATGGCGATGTCTTCTTGA
- the lepB gene encoding signal peptidase I has protein sequence MNWSEVISWIKSIAMAVIIAGAVRYFLFSSIVVHGESMAPTFENDDKVIITKTTKVDRFDQIVFDAPDADEHYIKRVIGVPGDSIEVKNDVLYVNGKATEEPYLDENRAGLMPGEKLMGDFTLKEKTGYDRVPDGYLFVMGDNRRVSKDSRAFGLIPENSVNGEVQLRFYPLSSIQAY, from the coding sequence ATGAATTGGAGCGAAGTCATTTCGTGGATAAAGTCGATTGCCATGGCGGTGATCATTGCAGGTGCTGTACGCTACTTTTTATTTTCAAGTATTGTCGTACACGGGGAATCCATGGCACCGACATTTGAGAACGACGATAAAGTCATTATCACTAAAACAACGAAGGTCGATCGATTTGATCAAATCGTATTTGACGCACCGGATGCGGATGAACATTATATTAAGCGGGTTATTGGAGTACCAGGCGATTCGATTGAGGTGAAAAATGATGTGCTGTACGTGAATGGAAAAGCGACAGAGGAGCCGTATTTAGATGAAAATCGGGCCGGGCTGATGCCGGGTGAAAAGCTGATGGGTGACTTTACTTTAAAGGAAAAAACCGGGTATGACCGGGTTCCGGACGGATACTTATTTGTGATGGGCGATAACCGCCGTGTCAGCAAAGACAGCCGCGCGTTCGGGCTGATCCCGGAGAACAGTGTAAACGGAGAAGTGCAGCTGCGGTTTTATCCATTGTCCTCAATCCAGGCTTATTAA